GCCACGATGCCCTCTGAGCCCTGCTTTCCCTCCTGACCTGCGGGGCCACCAGGACTCCCTCCGCTCGCCCTAGGCTCACGTGCTTTTACCTGCTGAGACTTGGCGTGACTTGGTGcgtggggtgggggcagccttgcccctccccctgcccccgctGCCAGCACAAGCCTGGACTACAGTGGGGGCCATGCTGGGATGGCATCTCCTCTGGCAACAGAGAGTCAAAGCCAATCTTCCCAGACTCGCTCCCCCACCTGGGCTTGCAGCCAGCTCAGACCACGGCAGACAGGCCGGGAGCCTCCCAACCCTATTATTTTGGCTACGCTCAAGACACTGGAGAGAACAGTAGCTTCCCCCGGGCTCTGGGGGAGCCAAGTCCCTCCCTTCTCATCCTGCCATAGGACCACCAGGCCACCGGGGGGGCCCTGTCCCCCAGGCACTCCCAGACACACACCCTGTATTGTCCCCTCACCCCCACACTTAGTCCTCGTCTACAGTCAGCTccattttattatattcataaaatgacCCCACACCTCCTACTGCTCCAGTCACCCCCCGAAAGTTGGCTGAAACTGTGACCCCCCAAAGTTAAAAGATTGATGTACCCAATGAGAAGTGGACATCTGAAAACGGTGCCTGTGTGGCTGGCCGGTGACCCCAGGGCCTCCGGCTTCCTAACCCTGCTGCCCTAGTTTCCAAGGAGCTGCTCTGGCCCCCTCCAGCCAGCCTCACAGGGTGGGGGAGGCGAGGGGTGGGAGCCACCACAGGGCCCCCAAGACCCCCCACAAGCAGCCCCTGGTTTCCTCCCTGAGACTCGGCGTGGGCCCTGGAACTCCCTTCCCACACGGGGGGCCTGGCCGCCCAACTCCAACCTGCTGCcctggcccccagcccccagcagacATCCAGCCCAGCATGCACCTGGCCCCTCCACAGCTGCCCCGCCTCCTGGAGGGAGAGGGGcctgggagaggcagagagaaggcaagaggggaggagggggctcAGGCAGGGAAGAGGGGGACCAGCATTCCaggaggagctgaggcaggaccaGCCCTGGGAGAGGCCGGGATGGTGAAagggaggccagcctggcccctCTGTCATGGGCGGCGGCCCTGCCTCTGGTGCTTATGGGTATGGAAGAGGCAGGGCccgagaggaggaagaggagggaccgAAGAGCATAAAACAGACCCCGAACCAGGCCCAGGCCTGCAGGCTCCGTCCTGGCCGGGCTTGCTAAGAAATCACTTCCTGTTTAAATGCTGGAATCCAAGTGAGGTGTCTCTTTCCATAAAGTGGCATGGCCTCTGCCCTGGCTCTGTCCTCTCCTGGCTGGGCCTTTGCTCTGAGTGCCTGCGGCTCACACACCAGGCCACCTGCTCGCACTGGGGCCTGAGAGGATGGGGACGGTGGCGCCATCATAAGATGCGGGGCGCCGACCTGTCGTTGGTGACGGTCCTGCGGAGCCGGACCCCACGCCGGATGGCCACCAGCATGTCTTCAGCCGGGGGGTCGCTGGTggcggctgggggtggggtgggtgtctCCTCCGTGGGGGTGGCCGACAGAGCAGTGGGGAAGGGGAACTGGCCCTCGCCCAGTGCGTGGGCACCCGCCACCAGCTCCCCCAGCTTCTCCACCAGGCTATGCCGGTTGGCCGCCAGCTGCTGCTGCTCGTCCTCGGCCCCTGCCCCGGGGTAGCCGGCTGCCTCTGGGGATGGGCTGCCCCAGGCTGTGTTGGGCAGGCTGAGCCTCTTTGGGGAGGCCTTGGCGAGGTCCGGTGCCAGGGGTGAGGCGGTCTCGTCGGTATAGAAGACGCACTCCTCACTGCCCGCCCGTGTGGGCCCCATATAGCCGGGGGAGTCAGGCACCGTGGGCGTCTTCACagggacgatgggcggccggatGGGGATGGGGCCAGCGCTGGACAGGGCGCGGCGCACGGTGGGCTTGGTGGAGGGTGTGCGGCGGATGGTGGCCACGCCGGGGGGTGCGCCCGAGGGCAGGCCAGTGGCCGTGGGCAGCCCCGCGGTGGGCAGCCCAGCAGTGGAGGCTGGGCGCTTGGTCTGGATCAGGCGGCGGTAGTTCTGGGCGATGTTGCTGTTGCGCGGGATGGTGGATGACTTGTCAAACTCAGGCGGGCCCTCGCTGTCCGCATCCCCATTCACGGAGTAGCAGTCGTAGTCGGAGCCTGGGGGCACGGGACACAgtgaggcccagggcccaggtggCCCCTTGCCCCCAGCCCACCAGGGTGAGCACAGAGGGGGAAGGACGGGGCCCTCCTAGATGGCTAAGTCCCAGCTGTCCCTGGTCCCACCCCAGCCCCGCGGGCCTGCCTTGGGAGGGGATGGTGTCCTCAGAGCAGGAGGGCGTGGTGGTCTGCGTGCTGTAGCCGCTGGAGTACTGCAGCGAGTCCCGGCTGCTCTTCTGGTGCTCCAGGCTCAGGCCCCGTGTCAGCACCATGGCCAGGTCACTGGCTGCGGGGGACACCTCCTCGCCGTGCTGAGGGTGGGAAAGTGCAGGCTGAAGCCTTGCGCCCCCAATCCCCTCTGCCCAAATTCCAGGCAGCCCTGCCAGGTGGTTGGAGCCGGCCCTGAGGCCACTGGCTGGGCCTCCTGGGACTGACCTGGGCGTGAAAGGGGGCCCTGGCCAGCCTACCTTGGCTGCGATGGTGGCAGGGGACATCCGGGGTCGCGGTGCCTCTTCCCCGCTGGGGCCCAGGGTGCCCCCACTGGCAGGGCCTGGCTCTGTGTCTCGCAGGAGCTCCACTCGGTCCTTCCTCCGCTGCAGAGTGGCGCCTGAGGGCTGCTCATGGGAGCCGACCTTGGACCAGTCCTGCAGGGAGGGTGTGGCAGGTCAGGGGGACCACTGGCCCTACCACCTATGGCCCGGGGGCCCCTCACTGTGGCTGAGGCTCAGGGTGTCCAGGGCTATGAGGGGTCTCTGGTTCGCAATCACAGCCAAGGGCAGAGCATAGAGTGTGACTGTGGCCCCTCAGTCCCACAGGCCCAGGGGTAAGATGTGGCTGTGTGGGCAGTGACTGTAGGAAATGACCAGGTGGCTTGTCTCTTGGGGACAGGTGCTGTGTGCACGCACCCCTGGCTGAACCCAGGCCCTTTGTGCAGTAACGGCACCAGGTGGGGAGGGCATGGATGGGAGGGGCAGCTGCTGACTGTCCTGGGGCCGGGCTGGGAGCACTGACCGAGGTGGGGGAGCTGCACTCGCTAACGGACTGGCAGGTTTCCGAGGCCTCGGAAGATGCAGAGCTGGAGGACTTCTGCCATGCAGAGGCCAGCAGGCGGTTGCAGACAGAGGGGCCGGCAGGCAgcaaggaggagaggagagaacagTTTTGGTCACAGATCTGGCATGCAGGGGGGCGGTTCAATTCAGCGCCTTGCCCAGCACCCACCCCCCCTACCCCAGGGCCACGGCCGCTGAGTGTCTGCAGCAGCACACAGCAGCCCGGAGTGCACACGGTGAACGCTGACCCACCTGACAGCCCAGCCCTGCGCATTCTGAAGACTGACCACAGGACTCACTGCTGACGGCCTGGATATGGCCACCGAGGGGAAAAAGAGATACTAAGGGCGGCAGCTGGGTGTTTGGTCTGAGCAGTTGGGTTGATGGTGTCAGAGTTTTCTCAGACAGGACACAGGGGGAAGTGTGAAGCCCCGAGTGCCACGCTGAGCACTGAGCTGAACTGCCTCTGAGGTCTCTGCATGGATGCAATGAGGGCCGTCGTATTCATAAGCTGAGTGCAGGGAGAAGTTGGGGTTGGAGCCATCAGTGCAGTGGTCTTGGGGTGGGATGAGGCCACCAGGCAGCGAGTGCAGTTAGACAAGATTCAAGGGCCAGGCCCGTGGCTGCTGATGCGCATCaggtgggagggaagaggagagtcCCATAAAGGAGAGCAACAGGGAGCGGCTGGAGAAGTGGGAGAACCATGAGCAGGCGATGCCCCAGAAATCAGGAGAGCCTGCTCTGCGGAGAAGGGGGGCAGCTGTGCTGATGCTGCTGGGTGGGGCCATCGGCTTGGGGCACAGGGTGTCCATGGAGACCCCGAGGAGAACTGCTTCCGTagaagggggtgggggaagccTGTTTTGAAGTGGACTGAAGTATGAAAGGGACACACCTGCTCTGGGCAGTGGGGTGGACTAGGTGTTCCGCGAGGGCCCCCACTCCTAAACAACtacaaagaataaagaaaaaagcagggTAGACACAGGCCCATGAAATCCTGAGCATGTGTGACGGGCAGGGTTCCCTGGGGTAGACGCCAGCTTCAGCACAGCAGTGGGGACGTGGGTCACGGTGAGGTGTTGGCCTGGGAATGAGCCAAGTTAAGCCAGGGCAGCCCCCTTCCTCCAGCTCTCTGAATCATTCTGGATTTAGATCCCCAGATTTCCTGCAGATTCGAATGAACCAAGATCaccaaaataaaaggaaaccagGCACCACCTGTGAGGATTTGGAGGAAATAACAAATGCAGACTTTTGGCAGTATGATGGCTAAAGTAAAAAAACTCAATGGAAAAAGTATTTGGAAAACTCAGTGAAAAAGTTCAACACTTGCTCATGAAGAAACAAACAATACAAAGACACAAGCTGCTAGAAAGGAAGCTAAtctgataaagaatatctacaaatgCATTGATACTTTTCCCTCTGAGGTTGGgagaaagacaaggatgcccactgtcatcactcctattcagcaCTGGAAATCTTAgccagtgcaataaagcaaggaaaagaaataaacaaatggattggaaagaaaagaaagaaggccaagtgtggtggctcacacctgtaatcccagcactttgggaggctgatgcataaggatcacttgagcccaggagttcaagaccagcctaacatagtgagacccctgactctacaaaaaattaaaaagttagccaggtgtggtggcatgtgcctgtggtcccagctacacaggaagctgaggcaggaggctatcttgagcctaggaattcaaggctgcagtgagctgtgatcacaccactgaactcccgcactccagtgtgggtgacagagcaagactctgtctcaaaaaaaaaaaaagaaaaaaaatgatcacTACTTACAAGTAACATAATAGTATAtgtagaatattaaaaagaatctACAAATTATTAGAATTAGTAAGGGATTAACCCTTTAACAAGATTATTAGAACAAAATCCGAAAAAGATCAATCACATTTCTAAATACCAGCAGctaacaggaaaacaaaacaaaaaaacaaaaccaccctAAAACATCAATGtaatttacaataacatcaataAACATTAAATACCTAGGGAAAAAATTCCAATGACAGATATGCAAGATCTTTAcacaaaaactacagaaaaagctgggcgtggtggctcacacctatactcccagcactttgggaggccaagacgggaggatcacatgaggccacaagtttgaaaccagcctggccaacatggtgaaacaccgtctctactaaaaatacaaaaattagcctggcgtggtggtgcatgtctataattccagctactcaggaggctgaggcacgagaatagcttgaaccaaggaggctgaggttacaatgagctgagatcgcgccactgcactccagcctgggtgacagagtgagactctgcctcagaaaaaaacccaaaaaaccaaatacctctacaaaacattactgaGAGGCAGTAAAGCCTAAACAAACAGAGGGATATCtgcaattccattcaaatcctaggagttttttttttttccttttggtaggaactgacaagctgatcctaaaagttacatggaaatggaaagggcCGAAAATAGACAAAGTGGTACCAAAAAAAATAACCAAGCTAGGGGACTTCCATGACCAGATATCAAGATTTTCTATAaagtctggctgggtgcagtggctaatgcctataatcccagcactttgggaggctgaggtgggtggattgcttgagagtaggagtttgagaccagcctggccaacatgacaaaaccccaatataaaaaatacaaaaaattagctggctgtggtggtgcacatgtaatcccagctactcaggaggctgaggcatgagaattgcttaagcctggggacagaggttgcagtgagccaatactgtacctctgcactccagcctgggggacagagtgagactgtattaaaaaaaaaaaagactttttataaataattaagaTGGTTACAATAATTAAGATGGTGTGGCATTGGTATAAGGCAGAGAAATCAACAAGTAGGACAGAGTGTCAAGTCCAGAAATAGCCACACACCTACAGACACCTGACTGATGATGAAAGCAGCACTGCTGTGCACTGAGGAAAAGAAGATGCTATGCTCCAAATATCTATGTCTCCCCCAAATTCCTCTGTTCAAATCTTAACCCCCAAGATAAGGTattgagaggtgattagatcatgagggtggagccctcattaaAGGTTTTAGGGATcttataaaaagaggtttaagggaGCTAGTTTGCCCCTTCCACcactgaggacacagcaagaaggtgacaTCTATGAACCACAaagtgggtcctcaccagacaccgaatctgctggtgtcttgatcctggccttccagcctccagagctgtgagtgCTACATTTCTGTACTCTAAGCCACCCaggttatggtattttgttacggcagtcCAAATTGActaagacagatttttttttcaatacacTGTTCTGGgtcaattggatatccatatgaaaaaaaggacccctacctcacacacaccacacactcaatTCCAGATGAGCTGCAGATCTAAAGCAAAAGGGCAAAACCGAAAGGCTTTTAGAGGAAAACATCTTTGTGACCTTGCAGTAGGCAAAAATCTCTCAAGCAGGACACAAATAGcactaacaattttaaaatggataAACTGGACTATTTTAAAACTAAGAACTTCTGGTCATTAAAAGACCCccattaagagaataaaaaggtaCCCAATAGAAGGAGAGAAGATATCCGATGAGGAACTTTATCTGCAATACTAAAAAGTTCTATAAATTGGTAAGAAGAAGACAGATAATccagtagaaaaatgggcaaacgaTTTAAAAAGGTCCTTCATGAAAGGGAATATTCTAACAGTCTTTAAAGGTATGAAAAGGTAGCTGGGTTcaatggcacacatctgtagtctcagctattcaggaggctgaggtaggaggattgcttgagcccaagagtatgaggccagcctgggcaacatagcaagaccctatctcttaaaaaatagtatgaaagctgggcatggtggctcatgcctgtaatcccagcactttgggaggccaaggtgggcggattacctgaggtcatgagttcaagaccagcctggccaacatggtgaaaccccgtctctactaaaaatacaaaaattagccaggtgtggtggcacatgcctgtaatcccagctacgcgggagactgaggcaggagaattgcctgagcccgggaggcggaggttgcagtgagctgagatcatgccact
This sequence is a window from Gorilla gorilla gorilla isolate KB3781 chromosome 18, NHGRI_mGorGor1-v2.1_pri, whole genome shotgun sequence. Protein-coding genes within it:
- the MTSS2 gene encoding protein MTSS 2 isoform X11, producing METAEKECGALGGLFQAIVNDMKSSYPIWEDFNSKATKLHSQLRTTVLAAVAFLDAFQKVADMATNTRGATRDIGSALTRMCMRHRSIETKLRQFTNALLESLINPLQERIEDWKKAANQLDKDHAKEYKRARHEIKKKSSDTLKLQKKARKGKGDLQPQLDSALQDVNDMYLLLEETEKQAVRRALIEERGRFCTFITFLQPVVNGELTMLGEITHLQGIIDDLVVLTAEPHKLPPASEQVIKDLKGSDYSWSYQTPPSSPSSSSSRKSSMCSLAQPATTTARLSSVSSHDSGFVSQDATYSKPPSPMPSDITSQKSSSSASSEASETCQSVSECSSPTSDWSKVGSHEQPSGATLQRRKDRVELLRDTEPGPASGGTLGPSGEEAPRPRMSPATIAAKHGEEVSPAASDLAMVLTRGLSLEHQKSSRDSLQYSSGYSTQTTTPSCSEDTIPSQGSDYDCYSVNGDADSEGPPEFDKSSTIPRNSNIAQNYRRLIQTKRPASTAGLPTAGLPTATGLPSGAPPGVATIRRTPSTKPTVRRALSSAGPIPIRPPIVPVKTPTVPDSPGYMGPTRAGSEECVFYTDETASPLAPDLAKASPKRLSLPNTAWGSPSPEAAGYPGAGAEDEQQQLAANRHSLVEKLGELVAGAHALGEGQFPFPTALSATPTEETPTPPPAATSDPPAEDMLVAIRRGVRLRRTVTNDRSAPRIL
- the MTSS2 gene encoding protein MTSS 2 isoform X9, which encodes METAEKECGALGGLFQAIVNDMKSSYPIWEDFNSKATKLHSQLRTTVLAAVAFLDAFQKVADMATNTRGATRDIGSALTRMCMRHRSIETKLRQFTNALLESLINPLQERIEDWKKAANQLDKDHAKEYKRARHEIKKKSSDTLKLQKKARKAQGHWKEPLQAKEKRGRRSVHEGGAWGTVPLGPPGPLARDESRATAGERRPAAPAGQCPAGRQRHVPAAGGDGEAGRAPGADRGAGPLLHLHHLPAACGEWRADHAGRDHPPAGHHRRLGGADSRTPQTASRQRAGNQRPKGLGLQLVLPDPTLITQQLQLPEVQHVQKSSSSASSEASETCQSVSECSSPTSDWSKVGSHEQPSGATLQRRKDRVELLRDTEPGPASGGTLGPSGEEAPRPRMSPATIAAKHGEEVSPAASDLAMVLTRGLSLEHQKSSRDSLQYSSGYSTQTTTPSCSEDTIPSQGSDYDCYSVNGDADSEGPPEFDKSSTIPRNSNIAQNYRRLIQTKRPASTAGLPTAGLPTATGLPSGAPPGVATIRRTPSTKPTVRRALSSAGPIPIRPPIVPVKTPTVPDSPGYMGPTRAGSEECVFYTDETASPLAPDLAKASPKRLSLPNTAWGSPSPEAAGYPGAGAEDEQQQLAANRHSLVEKLGELVAGAHALGEGQFPFPTALSATPTEETPTPPPAATSDPPAEDMLVAIRRGVRLRRTVTNDRSAPRIL
- the MTSS2 gene encoding protein MTSS 2 isoform X10, with translation MRQKEVGPDHSKRFKPDIGHDLLTCGGKTGEASPGMMPRTDSPLPMTQSSYPIWEDFNSKATKLHSQLRTTVLAAVAFLDAFQKVADMATNTRGATRDIGSALTRMCMRHRSIETKLRQFTNALLESLINPLQERIEDWKKAANQLDKDHAKEYKRARHEIKKKSSDTLKLQKKARKGKGDLQPQLDSALQDVNDMYLLLEETEKQAVRRALIEERGRFCTFITFLQPVVNGELTMLGEITHLQGIIDDLVVLTAEPHKLPPASEQVIKDLKGSDYSWSYQTPPSSPSSSSSRKSSMCSLAQPATTTARLSSVSSHDSGFVSQDATYSKPPSPMPSDITSQDWSKVGSHEQPSGATLQRRKDRVELLRDTEPGPASGGTLGPSGEEAPRPRMSPATIAAKHGEEVSPAASDLAMVLTRGLSLEHQKSSRDSLQYSSGYSTQTTTPSCSEDTIPSQGSDYDCYSVNGDADSEGPPEFDKSSTIPRNSNIAQNYRRLIQTKRPASTAGLPTAGLPTATGLPSGAPPGVATIRRTPSTKPTVRRALSSAGPIPIRPPIVPVKTPTVPDSPGYMGPTRAGSEECVFYTDETASPLAPDLAKASPKRLSLPNTAWGSPSPEAAGYPGAGAEDEQQQLAANRHSLVEKLGELVAGAHALGEGQFPFPTALSATPTEETPTPPPAATSDPPAEDMLVAIRRGVRLRRTVTNDRSAPRIL
- the MTSS2 gene encoding protein MTSS 2 isoform X3, which gives rise to MRQKEVGPDHSKRFKPDIGHDLLTCGGKTGEASPGMMPRTDSPLPMTQSSYPIWEDFNSKATKLHSQLRTTVLAAVAFLDAFQKVADMATNTRGATRDIGSALTRMCMRHRSIETKLRQFTNALLESLINPLQERIEDWKKAANQLDKDHAKEYKRARHEIKKKSSDTLKLQKKARKGKGDLQPQLDSALQDVNDMYLLLEETEKQAVRRALIEERGRFCTFITFLQPVVNGELTMLGEITHLQGIIDDLVVLTAEPHKLPPASEQVIKDLKGSDYSWSYQTPPSSPSSSSSRKSSMCSAPSSSSSAKGGGAPWPGGAQTYSPSSTCRYRSLAQPATTTARLSSVSSHDSGFVSQDATYSKPPSPMPSDITSQDWSKVGSHEQPSGATLQRRKDRVELLRDTEPGPASGGTLGPSGEEAPRPRMSPATIAAKHGEEVSPAASDLAMVLTRGLSLEHQKSSRDSLQYSSGYSTQTTTPSCSEDTIPSQGSDYDCYSVNGDADSEGPPEFDKSSTIPRNSNIAQNYRRLIQTKRPASTAGLPTAGLPTATGLPSGAPPGVATIRRTPSTKPTVRRALSSAGPIPIRPPIVPVKTPTVPDSPGYMGPTRAGSEECVFYTDETASPLAPDLAKASPKRLSLPNTAWGSPSPEAAGYPGAGAEDEQQQLAANRHSLVEKLGELVAGAHALGEGQFPFPTALSATPTEETPTPPPAATSDPPAEDMLVAIRRGVRLRRTVTNDRSAPRIL
- the MTSS2 gene encoding protein MTSS 2 isoform X1; the protein is MRQKEVGPDHSKRFKPDIGHDLLTCGGKTGEASPGMMPRTDSPLPMTQSSYPIWEDFNSKATKLHSQLRTTVLAAVAFLDAFQKVADMATNTRGATRDIGSALTRMCMRHRSIETKLRQFTNALLESLINPLQERIEDWKKAANQLDKDHAKEYKRARHEIKKKSSDTLKLQKKARKGKGDLQPQLDSALQDVNDMYLLLEETEKQAVRRALIEERGRFCTFITFLQPVVNGELTMLGEITHLQGIIDDLVVLTAEPHKLPPASEQVIKDLKGSDYSWSYQTPPSSPSSSSSRKSSMCSAPSSSSSAKGGGAPWPGGAQTYSPSSTCRYRSLAQPATTTARLSSVSSHDSGFVSQDATYSKPPSPMPSDITSQKSSSSASSEASETCQSVSECSSPTSDWSKVGSHEQPSGATLQRRKDRVELLRDTEPGPASGGTLGPSGEEAPRPRMSPATIAAKHGEEVSPAASDLAMVLTRGLSLEHQKSSRDSLQYSSGYSTQTTTPSCSEDTIPSQGSDYDCYSVNGDADSEGPPEFDKSSTIPRNSNIAQNYRRLIQTKRPASTAGLPTAGLPTATGLPSGAPPGVATIRRTPSTKPTVRRALSSAGPIPIRPPIVPVKTPTVPDSPGYMGPTRAGSEECVFYTDETASPLAPDLAKASPKRLSLPNTAWGSPSPEAAGYPGAGAEDEQQQLAANRHSLVEKLGELVAGAHALGEGQFPFPTALSATPTEETPTPPPAATSDPPAEDMLVAIRRGVRLRRTVTNDRSAPRIL
- the MTSS2 gene encoding protein MTSS 2 isoform X6 codes for the protein MRQKEVGPDHSKRFKPDIGHDLLTCGGKTGEASPGMMPRTDSPLPMTQSSYPIWEDFNSKATKLHSQLRTTVLAAVAFLDAFQKVADMATNTRGATRDIGSALTRMCMRHRSIETKLRQFTNALLESLINPLQERIEDWKKAANQLDKDHAKEYKRARHEIKKKSSDTLKLQKKARKAQGHWKEPLQAKEKRGRRSVHEGGAWGTVPLGPPGPLARDESRATAGERRPAAPAGQCPAGRQRHVPAAGGDGEAGRAPGADRGAGPLLHLHHLPAACGEWRADHAGRDHPPAGHHRRLGGADSRTPQTASRQRAGNQRPKGLGLQLVLPDPTLITQQLQLPEVQHVQKSSSSASSEASETCQSVSECSSPTSDWSKVGSHEQPSGATLQRRKDRVELLRDTEPGPASGGTLGPSGEEAPRPRMSPATIAAKHGEEVSPAASDLAMVLTRGLSLEHQKSSRDSLQYSSGYSTQTTTPSCSEDTIPSQGSDYDCYSVNGDADSEGPPEFDKSSTIPRNSNIAQNYRRLIQTKRPASTAGLPTAGLPTATGLPSGAPPGVATIRRTPSTKPTVRRALSSAGPIPIRPPIVPVKTPTVPDSPGYMGPTRAGSEECVFYTDETASPLAPDLAKASPKRLSLPNTAWGSPSPEAAGYPGAGAEDEQQQLAANRHSLVEKLGELVAGAHALGEGQFPFPTALSATPTEETPTPPPAATSDPPAEDMLVAIRRGVRLRRTVTNDRSAPRIL
- the MTSS2 gene encoding protein MTSS 2 isoform X5 gives rise to the protein MRQKEVGPDHSKRFKPDIGHDLLTCGGKTGEASPGMMPRTDSPLPMTQSSYPIWEDFNSKATKLHSQLRTTVLAAVAFLDAFQKVADMATNTRGATRDIGSALTRMCMRHRSIETKLRQFTNALLESLINPLQERIEDWKKAANQLDKDHAKEYKRARHEIKKKSSDTLKLQKKARKELLGKSNVGPSSCSSRPCRICLSPPAQGHWKEPLQAKEKRGRRSVHEGGAWGTVPLGPPGPLARDESRATAGERRPAAPAGQCPAGRQRHVPAAGGDGEAGRAPGADRGAGPLLHLHHLPAACGEWRADHAGRDHPPAGHHRRLGGADSRTPQTASRQRAGNQRPKGLGLQLVLPDPTLITQQLQLPEVQHVQDWSKVGSHEQPSGATLQRRKDRVELLRDTEPGPASGGTLGPSGEEAPRPRMSPATIAAKHGEEVSPAASDLAMVLTRGLSLEHQKSSRDSLQYSSGYSTQTTTPSCSEDTIPSQGSDYDCYSVNGDADSEGPPEFDKSSTIPRNSNIAQNYRRLIQTKRPASTAGLPTAGLPTATGLPSGAPPGVATIRRTPSTKPTVRRALSSAGPIPIRPPIVPVKTPTVPDSPGYMGPTRAGSEECVFYTDETASPLAPDLAKASPKRLSLPNTAWGSPSPEAAGYPGAGAEDEQQQLAANRHSLVEKLGELVAGAHALGEGQFPFPTALSATPTEETPTPPPAATSDPPAEDMLVAIRRGVRLRRTVTNDRSAPRIL
- the MTSS2 gene encoding protein MTSS 2 isoform X2 — protein: MRQKEVGPDHSKRFKPDIGHDLLTCGGKTGEASPGMMPRTDSPLPMTQSSYPIWEDFNSKATKLHSQLRTTVLAAVAFLDAFQKVADMATNTRGATRDIGSALTRMCMRHRSIETKLRQFTNALLESLINPLQERIEDWKKAANQLDKDHAKEYKRARHEIKKKSSDTLKLQKKARKELLGKSNVGPSSCSSRPCRICLSPPAQGHWKEPLQAKEKRGRRSVHEGGAWGTVPLGPPGPLARDESRATAGERRPAAPAGQCPAGRQRHVPAAGGDGEAGRAPGADRGAGPLLHLHHLPAACGEWRADHAGRDHPPAGHHRRLGGADSRTPQTASRQRAGNQRPKGLGLQLVLPDPTLITQQLQLPEVQHVQKSSSSASSEASETCQSVSECSSPTSDWSKVGSHEQPSGATLQRRKDRVELLRDTEPGPASGGTLGPSGEEAPRPRMSPATIAAKHGEEVSPAASDLAMVLTRGLSLEHQKSSRDSLQYSSGYSTQTTTPSCSEDTIPSQGSDYDCYSVNGDADSEGPPEFDKSSTIPRNSNIAQNYRRLIQTKRPASTAGLPTAGLPTATGLPSGAPPGVATIRRTPSTKPTVRRALSSAGPIPIRPPIVPVKTPTVPDSPGYMGPTRAGSEECVFYTDETASPLAPDLAKASPKRLSLPNTAWGSPSPEAAGYPGAGAEDEQQQLAANRHSLVEKLGELVAGAHALGEGQFPFPTALSATPTEETPTPPPAATSDPPAEDMLVAIRRGVRLRRTVTNDRSAPRIL
- the MTSS2 gene encoding protein MTSS 2 isoform X13, producing MSVPPAAPPVLVAFVCLPQLRAIGRNLSRPRRSEEGGRSTREGPGAQSPWGPLGPWPGMSPGPLLGKGDLQPQLDSALQDVNDMYLLLEETEKQAVRRALIEERGRFCTFITFLQPVVNGELTMLGEITHLQGIIDDLVVLTAEPHKLPPASEQVIKDLKGSDYSWSYQTPPSSPSSSSSRKSSMCSLAQPATTTARLSSVSSHDSGFVSQDATYSKPPSPMPSDITSQKSSSSASSEASETCQSVSECSSPTSDWSKVGSHEQPSGATLQRRKDRVELLRDTEPGPASGGTLGPSGEEAPRPRMSPATIAAKHGEEVSPAASDLAMVLTRGLSLEHQKSSRDSLQYSSGYSTQTTTPSCSEDTIPSQGSDYDCYSVNGDADSEGPPEFDKSSTIPRNSNIAQNYRRLIQTKRPASTAGLPTAGLPTATGLPSGAPPGVATIRRTPSTKPTVRRALSSAGPIPIRPPIVPVKTPTVPDSPGYMGPTRAGSEECVFYTDETASPLAPDLAKASPKRLSLPNTAWGSPSPEAAGYPGAGAEDEQQQLAANRHSLVEKLGELVAGAHALGEGQFPFPTALSATPTEETPTPPPAATSDPPAEDMLVAIRRGVRLRRTVTNDRSAPRIL
- the MTSS2 gene encoding protein MTSS 2 isoform X15, which produces MSPGPLLGKGDLQPQLDSALQDVNDMYLLLEETEKQAVRRALIEERGRFCTFITFLQPVVNGELTMLGEITHLQGIIDDLVVLTAEPHKLPPASEQVIKDLKGSDYSWSYQTPPSSPSSSSSRKSSMCSAPSSSSSAKGGGAPWPGGAQTYSPSSTCRYRSLAQPATTTARLSSVSSHDSGFVSQDATYSKPPSPMPSDITSQKSSSSASSEASETCQSVSECSSPTSDWSKVGSHEQPSGATLQRRKDRVELLRDTEPGPASGGTLGPSGEEAPRPRMSPATIAAKHGEEVSPAASDLAMVLTRGLSLEHQKSSRDSLQYSSGYSTQTTTPSCSEDTIPSQGSDYDCYSVNGDADSEGPPEFDKSSTIPRNSNIAQNYRRLIQTKRPASTAGLPTAGLPTATGLPSGAPPGVATIRRTPSTKPTVRRALSSAGPIPIRPPIVPVKTPTVPDSPGYMGPTRAGSEECVFYTDETASPLAPDLAKASPKRLSLPNTAWGSPSPEAAGYPGAGAEDEQQQLAANRHSLVEKLGELVAGAHALGEGQFPFPTALSATPTEETPTPPPAATSDPPAEDMLVAIRRGVRLRRTVTNDRSAPRIL